One Pecten maximus chromosome 16, xPecMax1.1, whole genome shotgun sequence DNA window includes the following coding sequences:
- the LOC117344545 gene encoding uncharacterized protein LOC117344545 isoform X2, with product MDIGRTSNGTKSNNKKVAPELGRLFATYQLIPSFKLSERHHCYVDSLNGVDELPEPRPPSLLKDAIFDPKRYSDVDRRAVQAPSKLLKQPLSVLVEYLTEGYEDDMSKLRAIYRWVTAQPIDQLSIDKKEPPHSHTQFQLWRIKHRKGNYAQLVSLLCRFAQIPCVIIHGKLKGSTYEVGEKMDDEQHYGEWNAVLMNGDWRFINAYWGTCAEGGVEDTKWEVVDRGGGEDVKGDQISKQLFYSCDENYFLTDPDQMASTHLPQDPIWQLKDMPVTEENFEERAFLKDRYFNLKLKLISPQKCVVHATGEFEIKFELPEDKYMNMDFQYLMFRLKRTSAQGSLHRYDRYVFLHRVNATRLVIRIRSPVADTFRFELVGKDVTVDDPAYDYDWLTIFKIIFNSEKENCEPFPECPVIGWGPGRDTIECGLAPMSHFGGEIQAKDTGALEVKFSPVDVKDWSTKTVRAELVKGGNNAEDFSDHVVQRYENGDLIFNVNTPRQGEYALKLFTKEDGEEIDKNFCNYLVTSKQIGENFAFPRGFNEKLGPKKGAMKAGIKAMSHPSGFIHCEDEEIVLEFQNDNNIDLSLNLSGKMVRPEVAKRLIKQEQDGNVCRFTVRFPQNGNYGLRLMGNTGKGFQSLYDYVVKYKKNRTKKTLVAPGTQTQVGGTTVISESDRPQASGIGDKSLGSHVPNQLRERIRNAIYEQNDKDLEQAVIEMKELGLPTTKNDIEVAEKELEFLRCRRELIEATNEKDINVIREALKKVREKQLEDRLEREVVNARSMLERIRNINKLLHAVLTLDQKTIGEIRCYNNPPPAVHRVMMSTLLLLGHWEEETEDWKNVQIALGKMGKEAIKRRIQELDVDTIPLDVALGARDLIRDFSLDQVRMVSAGGATFYVWVKGLTEELEKRNAEVIDTVRPRTSNRRKRERTMVPID from the exons GTTGCTCCTGAGTTGGGACGATTGTTCGCCACATATCAGTTGATTCCGTCTTTTAAGCTCTCAGAGAGGCACCACTGCTATGTTGACTCTCTCAATGGAGTTGATGAACTTCCGGAACCAAGGCCGCCATCTTTACTCAAGGACGCCATCTTTGATCCGAAACGGTACTCTGATGTAGACAGAAGGGCCGTTCAG GCTCCTTCCAAGTTGCTCAAGCAGCCATTATCTGTGTTGGTTGAATATCTGACAGAAGGATATGAAGACGATATGTCGAAACTACGCGCCATCTACCGGTGGGTGACAGCACAGCCTATCGACCAATTGAGCATAGATAAGAAGGAACCTCCCCACTCACACACACAGTTCCAGCTATGGCGTATAAAACATCGCAAGGGAAACTATGCCCAGCTTGTCAGTCTCCTCTGCAG ATTTGCACAAATCCCCTGTGTGATAATTCACGGGAAGTTAAAGGGGTCTACGTACGAAGTCGGAGAGAAGATGGATGACGAACAGCATTATGGGGAGTGGAATGCCGTTCTCATGAATGGAGATTGGCGATTCATTAACGCTTACTGGGGCACGTGCGCTGAGGGTGGAGTCGAGGACACTAAATGGGAAGTGGTTGACAGAGGAGGTGGGGAGGATGTGAAAGGAGATCAAATCAGCAAACAGCTTTTCTATTCTTGTGACGAAAACTACTTTTTGACAGATCCCGATCAAATGGCAAGTACCCATCTCCCTCAGGATCCAATATGGCAGCTAAAAGATATGCCAGTGACGGAAGAAAACTTTGAGGAAAGAGCATTTCTAAAGGACAGATATTTCAATTTGAAGCTTAAACTGATATCCCCACAAAAATGTGTTGTGCACGCGACAGGAGAATTCGAGATCAAATTTGAACTGCCCGAAGATAAATATATGAACATGGATTTTCAGTACCTAATGTTTAGACTGAAACGAACCTCTGCTCAAGGATCCTTACACAG ATATGACCGGTACGTGTTCCTCCATAGAGTCAATGCCACACGTCTCGTCATCCGCATACGTTCTCCAGTCGCCGACACCTTCCGGTTTGAATTAGTGGGCAAGGATGTAACGGTAGATGACCCTGCTTACGATTATGATTGGTTgacaatatttaaaatcatattcaaTAGCGAGAAAGAGAACTGTGAACCTTTCCCGGAATGTCCAGTCATAGGCTGGGGACCAGGTCGAGACACAATTGAATGTGGACTGGCTCCTATGAGCCACTTTGGCGGTGAGATCCAGGCCAAAGACACCGGCGCGTTGGAAGTCAAATTCAGTCCAGTCGATGTAAAGGACTGGAGCACAAAGACAGTAAGGGCTGAACTAGTCAAAGGTGGAAACAACGCTGAAGACTTCTCAGACCATGTCGTACAAAGATACGAAAATGGTGACCTCATCTTCAACGTAAACACTCCACGTCAAGGAGAATACGCTTTGAAGTTGTTTACAAAAGAAGATGGTGAGGAAATAGACAAAAACTTTTGCAATTATCTCGTGACGTCTAAACAAATAGGTGAGAATTTTGCATTCCCTCGTGGTTTCAATGAGAAACTTGGCCCCAAAAAGGGAGCAATGAAGGCAGGGATAAAGGCAATGTCTCATCCCTCGGGATTTATCCATTGTGAAGACGAAGAAATTGTGCTTGAATTCCAGAACGACAACAACATTGACCTTTCCCTGAATTTGTCGGGGAAAATGGTGCGGCCGGAAGTGGCCAAGAGACTAATTAAACAAGAGCAAGATGGCAATGTTTGTCGATTTACTGTCCGTTTCCCCCAGAACGGCAATTACGGTCTAAGGCTCATGGGTAACACGGGAAAAGGTTTCCAAAGCCTGTACGACTATGTGGTTAAGTACAAGAAAAACCGAACAAAAAAGACACTCGTGGCGCCTGGAACGCAAACCCAGGTAGGCGGAACAACGGTCATCTCAGAAAGTGATAGACCACAGGCCAGTGGAATAGGAGACAAATCCCTGGGATCTC atgtGCCAAACCAGCTTCGTGAGCGGATCCGGAACGCAATCTATGAGCAGAACGATAAGGACTTGGAACAGGCAGTAATAGAGATGAAGGAACTGGGTCTACCTACAACAAAGAATGATATAGAGGTGGCGGAAAAGGAACTGGAGTTCTTAAGATGCCGACGAG AACTGATTGAGGCGACAAACGAGAAGGACATAAATGTCATACGAGAGGCTCTGAAGAAGGTACGAGAGAAGCAGCTGGAAGACAGACTTGAACGGGAGGTCGTGAATGCACGCAGCATGCTCGAACGTATACGGAATATCAACAA GCTTCTACACGCTGTTCTCACACTTGACCAGAAGACAATTGGGGAAATCCGTTGCTATAATAATCCGCCTCCTGCAGTTCATAGAGTTATGATGTCAACTCTGCTTCTACTGGGACATTGGGAGGAGGAAACTGAG GATTGGAAGAATGTACAGATAGCTCTGGGAAAGATGGGGAAAGAGGCTATTAAACGCAGGATACAGGAACTAGATGTGGACACTATCCCATTGGATGTCGCCCTTGGGGCACGTGATCTGATACGAGACTTTTCATTGGACCAGGTCCGTATGGTCAGTGCAGGCGGTGCAACCTTCTACGTGTGG GTGAAAGGACTGACGGAGGAGTTGGAGAAGAGGAACGCGGAAGTGATAGATACTGTAAGACCAAGAACATCTAATAGACGAAAACGGGAGCGGACCATGGTTCCGATTGATTAA
- the LOC117344545 gene encoding uncharacterized protein LOC117344545 isoform X3 — MFGMGCGPSTKKTSQVAPELGRLFATYQLIPSFKLSERHHCYVDSLNGVDELPEPRPPSLLKDAIFDPKRYSDVDRRAVQAPSKLLKQPLSVLVEYLTEGYEDDMSKLRAIYRWVTAQPIDQLSIDKKEPPHSHTQFQLWRIKHRKGNYAQLVSLLCRFAQIPCVIIHGKLKGSTYEVGEKMDDEQHYGEWNAVLMNGDWRFINAYWGTCAEGGVEDTKWEVVDRGGGEDVKGDQISKQLFYSCDENYFLTDPDQMASTHLPQDPIWQLKDMPVTEENFEERAFLKDRYFNLKLKLISPQKCVVHATGEFEIKFELPEDKYMNMDFQYLMFRLKRTSAQGSLHRYDRYVFLHRVNATRLVIRIRSPVADTFRFELVGKDVTVDDPAYDYDWLTIFKIIFNSEKENCEPFPECPVIGWGPGRDTIECGLAPMSHFGGEIQAKDTGALEVKFSPVDVKDWSTKTVRAELVKGGNNAEDFSDHVVQRYENGDLIFNVNTPRQGEYALKLFTKEDGEEIDKNFCNYLVTSKQIGENFAFPRGFNEKLGPKKGAMKAGIKAMSHPSGFIHCEDEEIVLEFQNDNNIDLSLNLSGKMVRPEVAKRLIKQEQDGNVCRFTVRFPQNGNYGLRLMGNTGKGFQSLYDYVVKYKKNRTKKTLVAPGTQTQVGGTTVISESDRPQASGIGDKSLGSHVPNQLRERIRNAIYEQNDKDLEQAVIEMKELGLPTTKNDIEVAEKELEFLRCRRELIEATNEKDINVIREALKKVREKQLEDRLEREVVNARSMLERIRNINKLLHAVLTLDQKTIGEIRCYNNPPPAVHRVMMSTLLLLGHWEEETEDWKNVQIALGKMGKEAIKRRIQELDVDTIPLDVALGARDLIRDFSLDQVRMVSAGGATFYVWVKGLTEELEKRNAEVIDTVRPRTSNRRKRERTMVPID, encoded by the exons GTTGCTCCTGAGTTGGGACGATTGTTCGCCACATATCAGTTGATTCCGTCTTTTAAGCTCTCAGAGAGGCACCACTGCTATGTTGACTCTCTCAATGGAGTTGATGAACTTCCGGAACCAAGGCCGCCATCTTTACTCAAGGACGCCATCTTTGATCCGAAACGGTACTCTGATGTAGACAGAAGGGCCGTTCAG GCTCCTTCCAAGTTGCTCAAGCAGCCATTATCTGTGTTGGTTGAATATCTGACAGAAGGATATGAAGACGATATGTCGAAACTACGCGCCATCTACCGGTGGGTGACAGCACAGCCTATCGACCAATTGAGCATAGATAAGAAGGAACCTCCCCACTCACACACACAGTTCCAGCTATGGCGTATAAAACATCGCAAGGGAAACTATGCCCAGCTTGTCAGTCTCCTCTGCAG ATTTGCACAAATCCCCTGTGTGATAATTCACGGGAAGTTAAAGGGGTCTACGTACGAAGTCGGAGAGAAGATGGATGACGAACAGCATTATGGGGAGTGGAATGCCGTTCTCATGAATGGAGATTGGCGATTCATTAACGCTTACTGGGGCACGTGCGCTGAGGGTGGAGTCGAGGACACTAAATGGGAAGTGGTTGACAGAGGAGGTGGGGAGGATGTGAAAGGAGATCAAATCAGCAAACAGCTTTTCTATTCTTGTGACGAAAACTACTTTTTGACAGATCCCGATCAAATGGCAAGTACCCATCTCCCTCAGGATCCAATATGGCAGCTAAAAGATATGCCAGTGACGGAAGAAAACTTTGAGGAAAGAGCATTTCTAAAGGACAGATATTTCAATTTGAAGCTTAAACTGATATCCCCACAAAAATGTGTTGTGCACGCGACAGGAGAATTCGAGATCAAATTTGAACTGCCCGAAGATAAATATATGAACATGGATTTTCAGTACCTAATGTTTAGACTGAAACGAACCTCTGCTCAAGGATCCTTACACAG ATATGACCGGTACGTGTTCCTCCATAGAGTCAATGCCACACGTCTCGTCATCCGCATACGTTCTCCAGTCGCCGACACCTTCCGGTTTGAATTAGTGGGCAAGGATGTAACGGTAGATGACCCTGCTTACGATTATGATTGGTTgacaatatttaaaatcatattcaaTAGCGAGAAAGAGAACTGTGAACCTTTCCCGGAATGTCCAGTCATAGGCTGGGGACCAGGTCGAGACACAATTGAATGTGGACTGGCTCCTATGAGCCACTTTGGCGGTGAGATCCAGGCCAAAGACACCGGCGCGTTGGAAGTCAAATTCAGTCCAGTCGATGTAAAGGACTGGAGCACAAAGACAGTAAGGGCTGAACTAGTCAAAGGTGGAAACAACGCTGAAGACTTCTCAGACCATGTCGTACAAAGATACGAAAATGGTGACCTCATCTTCAACGTAAACACTCCACGTCAAGGAGAATACGCTTTGAAGTTGTTTACAAAAGAAGATGGTGAGGAAATAGACAAAAACTTTTGCAATTATCTCGTGACGTCTAAACAAATAGGTGAGAATTTTGCATTCCCTCGTGGTTTCAATGAGAAACTTGGCCCCAAAAAGGGAGCAATGAAGGCAGGGATAAAGGCAATGTCTCATCCCTCGGGATTTATCCATTGTGAAGACGAAGAAATTGTGCTTGAATTCCAGAACGACAACAACATTGACCTTTCCCTGAATTTGTCGGGGAAAATGGTGCGGCCGGAAGTGGCCAAGAGACTAATTAAACAAGAGCAAGATGGCAATGTTTGTCGATTTACTGTCCGTTTCCCCCAGAACGGCAATTACGGTCTAAGGCTCATGGGTAACACGGGAAAAGGTTTCCAAAGCCTGTACGACTATGTGGTTAAGTACAAGAAAAACCGAACAAAAAAGACACTCGTGGCGCCTGGAACGCAAACCCAGGTAGGCGGAACAACGGTCATCTCAGAAAGTGATAGACCACAGGCCAGTGGAATAGGAGACAAATCCCTGGGATCTC atgtGCCAAACCAGCTTCGTGAGCGGATCCGGAACGCAATCTATGAGCAGAACGATAAGGACTTGGAACAGGCAGTAATAGAGATGAAGGAACTGGGTCTACCTACAACAAAGAATGATATAGAGGTGGCGGAAAAGGAACTGGAGTTCTTAAGATGCCGACGAG AACTGATTGAGGCGACAAACGAGAAGGACATAAATGTCATACGAGAGGCTCTGAAGAAGGTACGAGAGAAGCAGCTGGAAGACAGACTTGAACGGGAGGTCGTGAATGCACGCAGCATGCTCGAACGTATACGGAATATCAACAA GCTTCTACACGCTGTTCTCACACTTGACCAGAAGACAATTGGGGAAATCCGTTGCTATAATAATCCGCCTCCTGCAGTTCATAGAGTTATGATGTCAACTCTGCTTCTACTGGGACATTGGGAGGAGGAAACTGAG GATTGGAAGAATGTACAGATAGCTCTGGGAAAGATGGGGAAAGAGGCTATTAAACGCAGGATACAGGAACTAGATGTGGACACTATCCCATTGGATGTCGCCCTTGGGGCACGTGATCTGATACGAGACTTTTCATTGGACCAGGTCCGTATGGTCAGTGCAGGCGGTGCAACCTTCTACGTGTGG GTGAAAGGACTGACGGAGGAGTTGGAGAAGAGGAACGCGGAAGTGATAGATACTGTAAGACCAAGAACATCTAATAGACGAAAACGGGAGCGGACCATGGTTCCGATTGATTAA
- the LOC117344545 gene encoding uncharacterized protein LOC117344545 isoform X1, whose protein sequence is MFGMGCGPSTKKTSQAGNAGNRPSGQRLKVAPELGRLFATYQLIPSFKLSERHHCYVDSLNGVDELPEPRPPSLLKDAIFDPKRYSDVDRRAVQAPSKLLKQPLSVLVEYLTEGYEDDMSKLRAIYRWVTAQPIDQLSIDKKEPPHSHTQFQLWRIKHRKGNYAQLVSLLCRFAQIPCVIIHGKLKGSTYEVGEKMDDEQHYGEWNAVLMNGDWRFINAYWGTCAEGGVEDTKWEVVDRGGGEDVKGDQISKQLFYSCDENYFLTDPDQMASTHLPQDPIWQLKDMPVTEENFEERAFLKDRYFNLKLKLISPQKCVVHATGEFEIKFELPEDKYMNMDFQYLMFRLKRTSAQGSLHRYDRYVFLHRVNATRLVIRIRSPVADTFRFELVGKDVTVDDPAYDYDWLTIFKIIFNSEKENCEPFPECPVIGWGPGRDTIECGLAPMSHFGGEIQAKDTGALEVKFSPVDVKDWSTKTVRAELVKGGNNAEDFSDHVVQRYENGDLIFNVNTPRQGEYALKLFTKEDGEEIDKNFCNYLVTSKQIGENFAFPRGFNEKLGPKKGAMKAGIKAMSHPSGFIHCEDEEIVLEFQNDNNIDLSLNLSGKMVRPEVAKRLIKQEQDGNVCRFTVRFPQNGNYGLRLMGNTGKGFQSLYDYVVKYKKNRTKKTLVAPGTQTQVGGTTVISESDRPQASGIGDKSLGSHVPNQLRERIRNAIYEQNDKDLEQAVIEMKELGLPTTKNDIEVAEKELEFLRCRRELIEATNEKDINVIREALKKVREKQLEDRLEREVVNARSMLERIRNINKLLHAVLTLDQKTIGEIRCYNNPPPAVHRVMMSTLLLLGHWEEETEDWKNVQIALGKMGKEAIKRRIQELDVDTIPLDVALGARDLIRDFSLDQVRMVSAGGATFYVWVKGLTEELEKRNAEVIDTVRPRTSNRRKRERTMVPID, encoded by the exons GTTGCTCCTGAGTTGGGACGATTGTTCGCCACATATCAGTTGATTCCGTCTTTTAAGCTCTCAGAGAGGCACCACTGCTATGTTGACTCTCTCAATGGAGTTGATGAACTTCCGGAACCAAGGCCGCCATCTTTACTCAAGGACGCCATCTTTGATCCGAAACGGTACTCTGATGTAGACAGAAGGGCCGTTCAG GCTCCTTCCAAGTTGCTCAAGCAGCCATTATCTGTGTTGGTTGAATATCTGACAGAAGGATATGAAGACGATATGTCGAAACTACGCGCCATCTACCGGTGGGTGACAGCACAGCCTATCGACCAATTGAGCATAGATAAGAAGGAACCTCCCCACTCACACACACAGTTCCAGCTATGGCGTATAAAACATCGCAAGGGAAACTATGCCCAGCTTGTCAGTCTCCTCTGCAG ATTTGCACAAATCCCCTGTGTGATAATTCACGGGAAGTTAAAGGGGTCTACGTACGAAGTCGGAGAGAAGATGGATGACGAACAGCATTATGGGGAGTGGAATGCCGTTCTCATGAATGGAGATTGGCGATTCATTAACGCTTACTGGGGCACGTGCGCTGAGGGTGGAGTCGAGGACACTAAATGGGAAGTGGTTGACAGAGGAGGTGGGGAGGATGTGAAAGGAGATCAAATCAGCAAACAGCTTTTCTATTCTTGTGACGAAAACTACTTTTTGACAGATCCCGATCAAATGGCAAGTACCCATCTCCCTCAGGATCCAATATGGCAGCTAAAAGATATGCCAGTGACGGAAGAAAACTTTGAGGAAAGAGCATTTCTAAAGGACAGATATTTCAATTTGAAGCTTAAACTGATATCCCCACAAAAATGTGTTGTGCACGCGACAGGAGAATTCGAGATCAAATTTGAACTGCCCGAAGATAAATATATGAACATGGATTTTCAGTACCTAATGTTTAGACTGAAACGAACCTCTGCTCAAGGATCCTTACACAG ATATGACCGGTACGTGTTCCTCCATAGAGTCAATGCCACACGTCTCGTCATCCGCATACGTTCTCCAGTCGCCGACACCTTCCGGTTTGAATTAGTGGGCAAGGATGTAACGGTAGATGACCCTGCTTACGATTATGATTGGTTgacaatatttaaaatcatattcaaTAGCGAGAAAGAGAACTGTGAACCTTTCCCGGAATGTCCAGTCATAGGCTGGGGACCAGGTCGAGACACAATTGAATGTGGACTGGCTCCTATGAGCCACTTTGGCGGTGAGATCCAGGCCAAAGACACCGGCGCGTTGGAAGTCAAATTCAGTCCAGTCGATGTAAAGGACTGGAGCACAAAGACAGTAAGGGCTGAACTAGTCAAAGGTGGAAACAACGCTGAAGACTTCTCAGACCATGTCGTACAAAGATACGAAAATGGTGACCTCATCTTCAACGTAAACACTCCACGTCAAGGAGAATACGCTTTGAAGTTGTTTACAAAAGAAGATGGTGAGGAAATAGACAAAAACTTTTGCAATTATCTCGTGACGTCTAAACAAATAGGTGAGAATTTTGCATTCCCTCGTGGTTTCAATGAGAAACTTGGCCCCAAAAAGGGAGCAATGAAGGCAGGGATAAAGGCAATGTCTCATCCCTCGGGATTTATCCATTGTGAAGACGAAGAAATTGTGCTTGAATTCCAGAACGACAACAACATTGACCTTTCCCTGAATTTGTCGGGGAAAATGGTGCGGCCGGAAGTGGCCAAGAGACTAATTAAACAAGAGCAAGATGGCAATGTTTGTCGATTTACTGTCCGTTTCCCCCAGAACGGCAATTACGGTCTAAGGCTCATGGGTAACACGGGAAAAGGTTTCCAAAGCCTGTACGACTATGTGGTTAAGTACAAGAAAAACCGAACAAAAAAGACACTCGTGGCGCCTGGAACGCAAACCCAGGTAGGCGGAACAACGGTCATCTCAGAAAGTGATAGACCACAGGCCAGTGGAATAGGAGACAAATCCCTGGGATCTC atgtGCCAAACCAGCTTCGTGAGCGGATCCGGAACGCAATCTATGAGCAGAACGATAAGGACTTGGAACAGGCAGTAATAGAGATGAAGGAACTGGGTCTACCTACAACAAAGAATGATATAGAGGTGGCGGAAAAGGAACTGGAGTTCTTAAGATGCCGACGAG AACTGATTGAGGCGACAAACGAGAAGGACATAAATGTCATACGAGAGGCTCTGAAGAAGGTACGAGAGAAGCAGCTGGAAGACAGACTTGAACGGGAGGTCGTGAATGCACGCAGCATGCTCGAACGTATACGGAATATCAACAA GCTTCTACACGCTGTTCTCACACTTGACCAGAAGACAATTGGGGAAATCCGTTGCTATAATAATCCGCCTCCTGCAGTTCATAGAGTTATGATGTCAACTCTGCTTCTACTGGGACATTGGGAGGAGGAAACTGAG GATTGGAAGAATGTACAGATAGCTCTGGGAAAGATGGGGAAAGAGGCTATTAAACGCAGGATACAGGAACTAGATGTGGACACTATCCCATTGGATGTCGCCCTTGGGGCACGTGATCTGATACGAGACTTTTCATTGGACCAGGTCCGTATGGTCAGTGCAGGCGGTGCAACCTTCTACGTGTGG GTGAAAGGACTGACGGAGGAGTTGGAGAAGAGGAACGCGGAAGTGATAGATACTGTAAGACCAAGAACATCTAATAGACGAAAACGGGAGCGGACCATGGTTCCGATTGATTAA
- the LOC117344547 gene encoding dynein-1-beta heavy chain, flagellar inner arm I1 complex-like, whose translation MANLNANDISELKSLSAPPQIVKDTLAAAMILLREPNPRDFKTAKKALANINSLKQKLSAVNVDAISKEEAEEARCLLGDITVGKVRSVSSATCGIFNWVQEVLSSVEKRTGSLSTAKDDIKT comes from the exons ATGGCTAATCTAAATGCAAACGACATCAGTGAGCTGAAATCTCTGTCAGCTCCTCCGCAGATTGTGAAAGATACACTAGCTGCTGCAATGATACTGTTAAGGGAGCCTAATCCACGG GATTTTAAGACAGCTAAAAAAGCATTGGCCAATATTAACTCACTGAAACAAAAACTGTCGGCTGTAAATGTTGATGCTATCTCTAAAGAAGAGGCTGAGGAAGCACGATGTCTTCTTGGGGACATAACAGTAGGAAAAGTTCGTAGTGTCAGCTCAGCCACGTGCGGCATCTTTAACTGG GTACAGGAAGTGCTATCCAGTGTAGAGAAGAGGACAGGGAGCCTAAGTACAGCGAAGGACGACATAAAAACCTGA
- the LOC117344546 gene encoding uncharacterized protein LOC117344546, with product MAEVSPQDIRVLKCLAAPPQLVKDTLAAVMILIGEPNPRDYKTALRALSNKSDKSLNHRLSSLDVDTIAMEDAVKARGLVNGITKERIRSVCAAASGIFCWVQTVLSRVEERKGSLSTDKVDLTN from the exons ATGGCTGAAGTTTCACCACAGGACATACGTGTGCTGAAATGTCTGGCTGCTCCTCCACAGTTGGTCAAAGATACACTAGCAGCTGTAATGATACTAATAGGGGAGCCTAATCCACGG GATTACAAAACTGCTCTAAGAGCACTATCTAACAAATCTGACAAGTCACTGAATCATAGACTGTCGTCACTAGATGTCGACACTATCGCTATGGAGGACGCTGTGAAAGCACGAGGACTTGTTAACGGAATAACAAAAGAAAGAATTCGAAGTGTCTGTGCAGCTGCTAGCGGCATCTTTTGttgg GTACAGACTGTGCTATCCCGGGTAGAGGAGAGGAAAGGAAGCCTAAGTACAGACAAGGTAGACCTAACCAACTGA